GATGAAATGTCAGCTCATCATAAAGTATGGAAAAAAAGGAAAATGAGAGTGCAAAAAGGTAAATAAAAAGCAGTATGGTCAGGAACAGGGGCCAGTTTATCAGGCCAACCAAAGCCATAACCAGGAAATAAACAAATCCGAAAAATTCTACAATAGGGGCAAGCCATTCAAAGAAAAACCAATAGGGGTAACCAAGCATACCTAAAGCGCCATACTTAGGATTAAAGAACAACTTCCTGTGAATATACAGTGTATCCATTGTCCCCCGTATCCAACGGTTTCTTTGCCTTCCCAGTATTTTCCGGTCGGAAGGTACTTCTGTCCATAGCAGGGGGTCCGGAAGATACATTACTTTATGCCTGATGCCTTTTTCGTACATATAACGCCGCATACGAACCACCAACTCCATATCTTCACCAACGGTTTCCTTAAGGTAGCCTCCGCAGCGTATAATCACCTCTTTATCAAACATTCCAACAGCACCGGAAATAATCAGCAGCCCGTCCATATGGCTCCAGGCAATGCGGCCGATCAAAAACGCCCGGGTATATTCAAGTACCTGTATCCGGGGGAAAAATTTCCTGGGCACCCGTCGTTGTATCAGCCTGCCTTTCTCTACTTTACAGGAATTGGCTACATGAACCACACCTCCTACAGCTATAAGTTTCTTTTTATGGGTCTGCATAAAAGGCCGCGACAGCTTAAGAAGGGCGTCATGCTCTATGATCGAATCAACATCCAGACAGACTACATAAGGTTTCCCGGAGGCATTCAGCCCTGCATTGAGGGCATCGGCCTTTCCCCCGTTCTCTTTATCAATGACCATAAGATTATGGTAAGCTTTATTCGTGGATCGATAGATTCCCCGGACTAGCTGAGTGCTCAGTCTATCATAAACATAATAGCTCACCCTCTTAAGTTCATAGGC
The nucleotide sequence above comes from Bacteroidales bacterium. Encoded proteins:
- a CDS encoding glycosyltransferase family 2 protein; the encoded protein is MENFVQNIINAIDNLILFYSLIITGGYFLLWLIAGYFLSSYMRKTRPVDYHTIINSPIAPEISVIAPCYNESSSIVANIRALLNLQYNNYDVIVVNDGSTDDSLEKAIAAYELKRVSYYVYDRLSTQLVRGIYRSTNKAYHNLMVIDKENGGKADALNAGLNASGKPYVVCLDVDSIIEHDALLKLSRPFMQTHKKKLIAVGGVVHVANSCKVEKGRLIQRRVPRKFFPRIQVLEYTRAFLIGRIAWSHMDGLLIISGAVGMFDKEVIIRCGGYLKETVGEDMELVVRMRRYMYEKGIRHKVMYLPDPLLWTEVPSDRKILGRQRNRWIRGTMDTLYIHRKLFFNPKYGALGMLGYPYWFFFEWLAPIVEFFGFVYFLVMALVGLINWPLFLTILLFIYLFALSFSFFSILYDELTFHPYKKPRENLRLFLVAMAEPFLYHPLLVYWYLKGNISYIRGNRAWGVMKRVGFEEKTNAS